A stretch of the Rhipicephalus microplus isolate Deutch F79 unplaced genomic scaffold, USDA_Rmic scaffold_18, whole genome shotgun sequence genome encodes the following:
- the LOC119177788 gene encoding uncharacterized protein LOC119177788, with product MAVCILAMVIIYCGLLSPASGGYDHSCWDTPLAIFDLKQTLDCGYNAIAWSLWIPPDGHAYCQRDSFDRSDDANFVCYSENSTERCGKKRYEYAAVSGENYLERMLDNGAKSQSMIVDTDNCKYLVQRECYDDGSVWHYMTYKETWTQPEIDHFIARVQTEPALHFLRPYSFMCQLGIP from the exons ATGGCTGTCTGTATACTCGCTATGGTGATCATCTATTGTGGACTTTTGTCACCTGCTTCGGGTGGCTACGACCATTCCTGCTGGGACACGCCACTCGCTATTTTCGACCTCAAACAG ACTCTGGACTGCGGCTACAACGCGATAGCTTGGTCGCTGTGGATCCCTCCCGATGGACATGCTTACTGCCAACGTGACAGCTTCGACAGATCCGACGATGCCAACTTCGTCTGCTACTCTGAAAACTCGACGGAGCGCTGCGGCAAGAAGCG gtacgaGTATGCAGCCGTAAGTGGAGAAAACTATTTGGAGAGGATGCTCGACAACGGCG CCAAATCCCAGTCTATGATAGTGGACACCGACAACTGCAAGTACCTGGTTCAGCGAGAGTGCTACGACGATGGTTCCG TGTGGCACTACATGACGTACAAGGAAACCTGGACGCAACCCGAAATCGACCACTTCATCGCGCGTGTCCAGACTGAGCCAGCACTTCACTTCCTCAGACCGTACTCGTTTATGTGCCAGCTGGGAATACCATGA